The genomic region TCCTGGCGTTCTGCTAACCAACGGTCAATAATCTCACTGACACCGCCCCAACGTTCTTTTGCGGATTTACAATTTTCTAGCATATGTGTCTTCCCTTGTTTGCCAGTCGTTGCTGGCATTAATAATCGTTATGGGGCTATTAAATCGTTTTGCTTTGCTAAGTGGTGGTTTCCTTCTGGGGGAAACTCAACCACTCTTTTTTATCCCTGTTTCTAGAATCTACTGATTTTCGAAGAGGCTTGTCAATAACATTCAACACTTCAAACGGGCGTTTACTTTGAGGTTCTCCAAAGAAGGGCGGAATAGACGCAATAACCGAGGAAGACAATGATCATCCAATTGGGCATGGTCAAGCCAAGGAAGTCCCAGCTGATTTCAGTGCAGGATGCTGAGCCTGTCAGCATGTACGTTAGAATTTCCTGGAACGGAAGAATGTCCAGCATGTATTCCAGCGGAGCACCACAATCAGGGATGTCTTCCGGTGGATAAGCCTGAATCCAGCTGTGTCGAGCGGCAATAGCGACACCGGCGATACTGACCAGACCGGCAACACAGGCGTAGATGGTTCGGCCGAGTGGCTTTTCCGGATTATGAATGGCAGCAATCAGCGCAACCCAACCTAGAACGAACACTACAATGCGTTGCATCATGCACATCGGACAAGGTTCGAGACCTACAACCAGCTCGAAATAATATGCCGCCGCTAAAAGGGCGATGGAAACCAACACTGTGATCGAAGATAGGGCGCGAAAATTGGTAAGAAAAAACATGATGGGTATTTTCCGGTTAGCTTGATTACGTTATAAATACTACATTAAGAGATGTAGAAACAAGTACTTAGTGTTTGTTGGAACTTTGTTTACTGATTTAGTTCAATAACTGACAC from Litoribrevibacter albus harbors:
- a CDS encoding disulfide bond formation protein B, with product MFFLTNFRALSSITVLVSIALLAAAYYFELVVGLEPCPMCMMQRIVVFVLGWVALIAAIHNPEKPLGRTIYACVAGLVSIAGVAIAARHSWIQAYPPEDIPDCGAPLEYMLDILPFQEILTYMLTGSASCTEISWDFLGLTMPNWMIIVFLGYCVYSALLWRTSK